Proteins encoded within one genomic window of Pseudomonadota bacterium:
- a CDS encoding HEAT repeat domain-containing protein produces the protein MGILEYFSSEQRRRRRIDARVRRANNKHTPKDYRQIALQEVIDFAKAGEVAAVRGLIHRFTVNAEPTIEDEREKEWVSSALTDLGRTTLPEISRALRSAESVVWIQRVYRSIASPEEYRDELLSVLSEFDTEYERNPDRKMQTIMALADIPETRVAQALIPFLEDVDETVRFQTVVALAKIGHEAARAPMLKAMCEDESLRVRNEVVEAFAALAWSTAGYKKKIDDFLPRGYRHDKSGKIVKLGSV, from the coding sequence ATGGGCATACTCGAATATTTTTCCAGCGAGCAGCGGCGCCGACGGAGGATCGACGCGAGGGTGCGCCGTGCGAACAACAAGCACACGCCGAAGGACTACCGCCAGATCGCGCTGCAGGAGGTGATCGACTTCGCCAAGGCGGGCGAGGTCGCCGCGGTCCGCGGGCTCATCCACCGCTTCACCGTCAACGCGGAGCCCACCATCGAAGACGAGCGGGAGAAGGAGTGGGTGAGCTCGGCGCTCACCGACCTCGGGCGGACCACGCTCCCCGAGATATCGCGCGCCCTGCGCTCGGCGGAGTCCGTCGTCTGGATCCAGCGCGTGTACCGATCCATCGCCTCTCCCGAGGAGTACCGGGACGAGCTGCTCTCGGTCCTCTCGGAGTTCGACACGGAGTACGAGCGCAACCCGGACCGGAAGATGCAGACGATCATGGCGCTCGCCGACATCCCGGAGACGCGGGTGGCGCAGGCGTTGATCCCGTTCCTCGAAGACGTCGACGAGACGGTCCGCTTCCAGACCGTCGTGGCGCTCGCGAAGATCGGCCACGAGGCCGCGCGCGCGCCGATGCTCAAGGCGATGTGCGAGGACGAGAGCCTGCGCGTCCGCAACGAGGTCGTGGAGGCGTTCGCCGCGCTCGCTTGGTCGACCGCGGGCTACAAGAAGAAGATCGACGACTTCCTGCCGCGCGGGTACAGGCACGACAAGAGCGGGAAGATTGTCAAGCTCGGATCTGTGTGA
- a CDS encoding tetratricopeptide repeat protein, with translation MGKKLVLVIFALATLTTANSCNRDNVYSVQKQNSCVEFHQKKMIPQAIRECNQAVSLDPENVQAQHGLALIYVETKEYAQAVRHFQKAIALAPDVAIYHYQLGETYQWLEQWSQAEAELKRAIELDDTLYKAHYRLGRVCEALDRPEEALQKYTDAVGRNGKFMDAYRELGALYIEYNYLAQAEQVFREAVKALEGRSEELGEIHYWLGRTLQEKKDWNAAIQEFRLSLEQKPDMTDAMFSLGWCYSFTNKENAKIWLEKFLSAANQKTRPDFINAAHARLAELMEGAVIQ, from the coding sequence ATGGGCAAGAAGTTAGTGCTGGTGATCTTCGCGCTCGCCACGTTGACGACGGCGAACTCGTGCAACCGCGACAACGTGTATTCGGTTCAGAAGCAGAACTCCTGCGTGGAATTCCACCAGAAGAAGATGATCCCCCAGGCGATCCGGGAGTGCAACCAGGCGGTGAGCCTGGACCCGGAGAACGTCCAGGCGCAGCACGGGTTGGCGCTCATCTACGTCGAGACCAAGGAGTACGCGCAGGCGGTCCGGCACTTCCAGAAGGCGATCGCGCTCGCCCCGGACGTCGCGATCTACCACTACCAGCTCGGGGAGACGTACCAGTGGCTCGAGCAGTGGTCCCAGGCCGAGGCCGAGCTGAAGCGCGCCATCGAGCTCGACGACACGCTCTACAAGGCGCACTACCGGCTCGGGCGCGTCTGCGAGGCGCTGGATCGCCCCGAGGAGGCGCTGCAGAAGTACACCGACGCGGTCGGCCGGAACGGAAAGTTCATGGACGCGTACCGCGAGCTCGGCGCGCTGTACATCGAGTACAACTACCTCGCGCAGGCCGAGCAGGTCTTCCGCGAGGCGGTCAAGGCGCTCGAGGGGCGCAGCGAGGAGCTCGGCGAGATCCACTACTGGCTCGGCCGGACGCTCCAGGAGAAGAAGGACTGGAACGCGGCGATCCAGGAGTTCCGGCTGTCGCTCGAGCAGAAGCCGGACATGACCGACGCGATGTTCAGCCTCGGCTGGTGCTACTCGTTCACGAACAAGGAAAACGCGAAGATTTGGCTCGAGAAGTTCCTTTCGGCCGCCAACCAGAAGACCCGCCCGGATTTCATCAACGCGGCGCACGCTCGGTTGGCGGAGCTCATGGAAGGCGCGGTCATTCAGTAA